The Chryseolinea soli genome contains a region encoding:
- a CDS encoding DUF2339 domain-containing protein, with product MEAFFVFLLAVIFVALILNVKSTVNAHFNTLQKTIEDLREELRKLQRQQPPIPPTPPARSVLEDIVASHTTAVQKPVPIPEKKVEPVTEPETRQEPEKVSPRPPEEVVSVPQVISTPTYQPGPRKPVPAPKPERPGFFERNPDLEKFIGENLANKIGIGILVLGIGFFVKYAIDREWISEIGRVFIGVLCGGILIGVAHRLRKTFVAFSSVLVGGGIAILYLTIYIAFHDYQIFSQTAAFMLMVVITAFAVVLSLGYDRKELAILSILGGFASPFMVSTGEGNYVVLFTYVLILDGGMLVLAYYKKWNVVNIICYAFTILLFGSWLGARFDGEKTSMIAGAMIFATLFYLVFFAMNMINNLRKRTSFEALEIGMLLSTTFFYYAAGMVILNNPHGEDFKGLFTASLGIFNFIFAYTLFKSTRVDKNLVYLLIGLVLTFISLAAPVQLEGNYITLFWAAEAVLLLWLSQKSGIRLMKLTSVIVMALMVISLLMDWGQIYLGSNSDQTLRIIFNKGYITSLVSLASIVLTVILLKSETQERLEVQVYKTLLTFTGIALLYFSQLLELRYHLAAYGFSYEAQNIIIGVYNMVFIAGLLLAQKKLPLPQEIKYAPAVLGVFAVLLYLFFYQGQSVIARNEYFLDMTSATGFVFHYVLVAALLVVSVLSLREIQKMESFNQSSQNAYSWFFVFFYLFVASAELDNLVVSIGYSTPESLGHIITQNHKIGYPILWGVTSFLLIAVGLKTKKKHLRIISLTLFLITLVKLFAVDIRGISEGGKIAAFISLGVLLLVVSFMYQRLKKLLLADEVSTKENNPEA from the coding sequence ATGGAAGCGTTTTTTGTCTTTCTTCTCGCGGTGATTTTTGTCGCGCTTATTCTCAATGTCAAGAGCACGGTCAATGCTCATTTCAACACGCTTCAAAAGACCATCGAAGACCTTCGGGAAGAGTTGCGAAAGCTACAGCGGCAACAACCTCCCATACCGCCCACGCCACCCGCCCGCTCCGTCTTGGAAGATATCGTGGCTTCGCACACCACGGCGGTACAGAAGCCTGTGCCCATTCCTGAAAAGAAGGTGGAGCCCGTGACGGAACCGGAGACGAGGCAGGAGCCAGAAAAAGTAAGCCCCCGGCCACCCGAGGAAGTGGTGTCTGTGCCCCAAGTCATTTCAACACCTACCTACCAGCCCGGTCCGCGCAAACCCGTGCCGGCACCGAAACCCGAACGCCCCGGCTTCTTCGAGCGCAATCCGGATCTTGAAAAATTCATCGGCGAAAATCTGGCCAACAAGATCGGTATCGGGATCCTGGTGTTGGGTATTGGATTTTTTGTGAAGTATGCCATCGATCGGGAATGGATCAGCGAGATCGGCCGTGTATTCATCGGCGTGCTCTGTGGAGGTATTTTGATCGGCGTCGCGCATCGCTTGCGCAAAACCTTTGTGGCCTTCAGCTCGGTGTTGGTCGGTGGAGGCATCGCGATACTTTACCTCACCATCTACATCGCTTTTCATGACTATCAAATCTTCTCACAGACGGCCGCTTTTATGCTCATGGTCGTCATCACCGCGTTTGCCGTGGTGCTATCGTTGGGATACGACCGCAAGGAGCTTGCGATCCTTTCTATCCTGGGTGGCTTTGCATCGCCCTTCATGGTGAGCACCGGCGAAGGGAATTATGTGGTGTTGTTCACGTATGTGCTGATCCTGGATGGTGGTATGCTGGTGTTGGCGTACTACAAGAAATGGAATGTCGTCAATATCATTTGCTATGCGTTCACGATCCTGCTTTTTGGATCGTGGCTGGGCGCGCGCTTCGACGGCGAGAAAACTTCCATGATTGCCGGGGCGATGATCTTTGCCACGCTGTTCTACCTCGTGTTCTTCGCCATGAACATGATCAACAACCTGCGCAAACGCACGTCATTCGAAGCGTTGGAAATTGGCATGCTGCTGAGCACCACCTTTTTCTATTACGCCGCTGGCATGGTGATCCTGAACAATCCGCACGGCGAAGACTTCAAAGGATTGTTCACCGCCAGCCTCGGCATCTTTAATTTCATCTTTGCCTACACCTTATTCAAGAGTACACGCGTCGATAAGAACCTGGTGTACTTACTTATTGGTCTCGTTTTAACCTTCATCAGTCTCGCGGCCCCCGTTCAGTTGGAAGGCAACTATATCACGCTTTTCTGGGCCGCTGAAGCGGTGCTGTTGTTGTGGCTTTCCCAAAAGTCGGGCATACGGTTAATGAAACTGACTTCCGTGATCGTCATGGCATTGATGGTCATAAGTTTGCTGATGGACTGGGGACAGATCTATCTCGGGAGCAATAGCGATCAGACCCTTCGCATCATCTTTAACAAAGGATACATCACCAGCCTGGTATCCCTGGCCTCCATTGTATTGACGGTGATCTTGTTGAAATCGGAAACACAGGAGCGCTTGGAAGTGCAGGTATACAAAACCTTGCTCACATTTACCGGCATCGCCCTGCTGTATTTCTCGCAGTTGTTGGAGTTGCGCTACCACCTGGCGGCCTATGGATTTTCGTATGAGGCGCAAAACATCATCATCGGTGTATACAACATGGTGTTTATCGCCGGGTTGCTTTTGGCGCAGAAGAAACTGCCGCTGCCGCAGGAGATCAAATATGCCCCGGCGGTATTGGGGGTATTTGCTGTGTTACTTTACCTATTCTTTTACCAGGGCCAAAGCGTCATCGCTCGAAACGAATATTTTTTGGACATGACCAGTGCAACGGGCTTTGTGTTTCACTATGTTTTGGTCGCCGCGTTGCTGGTGGTGTCGGTTCTTAGCTTGAGAGAGATCCAAAAAATGGAGTCCTTTAATCAAAGCTCGCAGAATGCCTATTCCTGGTTTTTCGTATTCTTCTATTTATTCGTGGCCAGCGCCGAACTCGATAACCTCGTGGTGAGCATCGGTTATTCTACTCCGGAGTCTCTGGGACACATCATCACACAGAACCACAAGATCGGCTATCCCATCCTGTGGGGCGTGACGTCGTTCCTGCTCATTGCCGTGGGATTGAAAACCAAAAAGAAACACCTCCGTATCATTTCATTGACACTTTTTCTGATCACGCTGGTAAAGCTTTTTGCCGTGGATATCCGGGGCATCTCGGAAGGCGGAAAGATCGCCGCATTCATTTCGCTGGGCGTCCTGTTGCTCGTGGTCTCGTTCATGTATCAGCGATTGAAAAAGCTGTTGCTGGCCGATGAAGTGTCCACCAAAGAAAACAACCCAGAAGCATGA